In Leptospiraceae bacterium, one DNA window encodes the following:
- a CDS encoding peptide chain release factor-like protein, with the protein MALSFPVTPEKQKKLEERLARLKVFEAELIEKFVKSSGRGGQNVNKVSTSVVLLHKPTGIEVKCSVYRTQGLNRYKARSILCDKIEEKERKIQGLQNPLIEKVQKSKKEKAKKQKKKKESFITDEDF; encoded by the coding sequence ATGGCTTTATCCTTCCCTGTTACCCCGGAAAAACAAAAGAAGTTGGAAGAAAGGCTTGCAAGGCTAAAAGTTTTTGAAGCCGAATTGATTGAAAAATTTGTAAAGAGTAGCGGCAGAGGTGGCCAAAATGTAAATAAGGTTTCTACATCTGTAGTCTTACTCCATAAACCTACAGGCATAGAAGTGAAATGCTCTGTGTATAGGACTCAAGGTCTAAACCGTTATAAAGCCAGATCTATTCTTTGCGATAAGATAGAAGAAAAAGAGAGAAAAATACAAGGACTTCAAAATCCTTTAATAGAAAAAGTTCAAAAAAGTAAAAAGGAAAAAGCAAAAAAACAAAAAAAGAAAAAGGAAAGTTTTATAACAGACGAGGATTTTTAA